The proteins below come from a single Osmerus mordax isolate fOsmMor3 chromosome 3, fOsmMor3.pri, whole genome shotgun sequence genomic window:
- the eif3g gene encoding eukaryotic translation initiation factor 3 subunit G isoform X1, with translation MPSIEYDDSKPSWADQVEEEGDEGTLPSPKETIKGNIKTITEYKIDEDGKKFKIIRTFKIETRKASKAVARRKNWKKFGNSEFDAPGPNVATTTVSDDVFMTFISSKEDLNAQDQDEDPMSKIKGQKIVSCRICKGDHWTTRCPYKDTLGPMQKELAEQLGLTTGDKEKSSGMDNAEPEPAAPAQSKTGKYVPPSLRDGSTRRGESMQPNRRGESDDNATIRVTNLSEDTRETDLQELFRPFGSISRIYLAKDKNTGQSKGFAFISFHRREDAARAIAGVSGFGYDHLILNVEWAKPSNN, from the exons ATGCCGTCGATCGAATACGACGA TTCCAAGCCCAGCTGGGCCGATCAggttgaagaggaaggagatgaag GTACCCTACCATCTCCAAAAGAAACTATCAAAGGAAATATTAAAACTATCACAGAATACAAGATTGACGAAGATGGAAAAAAGTTCAAG aTTATACGAACTTTCAAGATTGAGACCAGGAAAGCCTCAAAAGCTGTTGCCAGGAGAAAG AACTGGAAGAAGTTTGGTAACTCGGAGTTTGATGCTCCTGGTCCCAATGTTGCAACCACCACAGTCAGCGATGATGTTTTCATGACCTTTATCTCCAGCAAAGAG gacctgaaTGCCCAGGACCAGGATGAAGACCCCATGAGCAAGATAAAAGGACAGAAAATAGTGTCCTGTCGAATCTGCAAAGGGGACCATTGGACCACCCGCTGTCCTTACAAGGACACTCTGGGCCCCATGCAGAAGGAGCTGGCGGAACAGCTAGGCCTGACCACAGGGGACAAGGAGAAATCGTCTGGTATGGACAATG CAGAGCCTGAGCCTGCCGCGCCAGCACAGAGCAAGACTGGGAAGTACGTCCCCCCGAGTCTGAGGGATGGCAGCACGCGCAGGGGCGAGTCCATGCAGCCCAACCGCCGAGGTGAGT CGGATGACAATGCCACCATCCGAGTGACCAATCTGTCCGAGGACACCCGAGAGACCGATCTGCAGGAGCTCTTCAGACCCTTCGGCTCCATCTCCAGGATCTACCTGGCCAAGGACAAAAACACCGGCCAATCTAAA GGCTTTGCCTTCATCAGTTTCCACCGTCGGGAGGATGCAGCCAGGGCCATCGCGGGGGTGTCCGGGTTCGGATATGACCATCTCATCCTCAATGTGGAATGGGCCAA GCCGTCAAACAACTGA
- the eif3g gene encoding eukaryotic translation initiation factor 3 subunit G isoform X4, translating into MPSIEYDDSKPSWADQVEEEGDEGTLPSPKETIKGNIKTITEYKIDEDGKKFKIIRTFKIETRKASKAVARRKNWKKFGNSEFDAPGPNVATTTVSDDVFMTFISSKEDLNAQDQDEDPMSKIKGQKIVSCRICKGDHWTTRCPYKDTLGPMQKELAEQLGLTTGDKEKSSGMDNEPEPAAPAQSKTGKYVPPSLRDGSTRRGESMQPNRRADDNATIRVTNLSEDTRETDLQELFRPFGSISRIYLAKDKNTGQSKGFAFISFHRREDAARAIAGVSGFGYDHLILNVEWAKPSNN; encoded by the exons ATGCCGTCGATCGAATACGACGA TTCCAAGCCCAGCTGGGCCGATCAggttgaagaggaaggagatgaag GTACCCTACCATCTCCAAAAGAAACTATCAAAGGAAATATTAAAACTATCACAGAATACAAGATTGACGAAGATGGAAAAAAGTTCAAG aTTATACGAACTTTCAAGATTGAGACCAGGAAAGCCTCAAAAGCTGTTGCCAGGAGAAAG AACTGGAAGAAGTTTGGTAACTCGGAGTTTGATGCTCCTGGTCCCAATGTTGCAACCACCACAGTCAGCGATGATGTTTTCATGACCTTTATCTCCAGCAAAGAG gacctgaaTGCCCAGGACCAGGATGAAGACCCCATGAGCAAGATAAAAGGACAGAAAATAGTGTCCTGTCGAATCTGCAAAGGGGACCATTGGACCACCCGCTGTCCTTACAAGGACACTCTGGGCCCCATGCAGAAGGAGCTGGCGGAACAGCTAGGCCTGACCACAGGGGACAAGGAGAAATCGTCTGGTATGGACAATG AGCCTGAGCCTGCCGCGCCAGCACAGAGCAAGACTGGGAAGTACGTCCCCCCGAGTCTGAGGGATGGCAGCACGCGCAGGGGCGAGTCCATGCAGCCCAACCGCCGAG CGGATGACAATGCCACCATCCGAGTGACCAATCTGTCCGAGGACACCCGAGAGACCGATCTGCAGGAGCTCTTCAGACCCTTCGGCTCCATCTCCAGGATCTACCTGGCCAAGGACAAAAACACCGGCCAATCTAAA GGCTTTGCCTTCATCAGTTTCCACCGTCGGGAGGATGCAGCCAGGGCCATCGCGGGGGTGTCCGGGTTCGGATATGACCATCTCATCCTCAATGTGGAATGGGCCAA GCCGTCAAACAACTGA
- the eif3g gene encoding eukaryotic translation initiation factor 3 subunit G isoform X3, which translates to MPSIEYDDSKPSWADQVEEEGDEGTLPSPKETIKGNIKTITEYKIDEDGKKFKIIRTFKIETRKASKAVARRKNWKKFGNSEFDAPGPNVATTTVSDDVFMTFISSKEDLNAQDQDEDPMSKIKGQKIVSCRICKGDHWTTRCPYKDTLGPMQKELAEQLGLTTGDKEKSSGMDNAEPEPAAPAQSKTGKYVPPSLRDGSTRRGESMQPNRRADDNATIRVTNLSEDTRETDLQELFRPFGSISRIYLAKDKNTGQSKGFAFISFHRREDAARAIAGVSGFGYDHLILNVEWAKPSNN; encoded by the exons ATGCCGTCGATCGAATACGACGA TTCCAAGCCCAGCTGGGCCGATCAggttgaagaggaaggagatgaag GTACCCTACCATCTCCAAAAGAAACTATCAAAGGAAATATTAAAACTATCACAGAATACAAGATTGACGAAGATGGAAAAAAGTTCAAG aTTATACGAACTTTCAAGATTGAGACCAGGAAAGCCTCAAAAGCTGTTGCCAGGAGAAAG AACTGGAAGAAGTTTGGTAACTCGGAGTTTGATGCTCCTGGTCCCAATGTTGCAACCACCACAGTCAGCGATGATGTTTTCATGACCTTTATCTCCAGCAAAGAG gacctgaaTGCCCAGGACCAGGATGAAGACCCCATGAGCAAGATAAAAGGACAGAAAATAGTGTCCTGTCGAATCTGCAAAGGGGACCATTGGACCACCCGCTGTCCTTACAAGGACACTCTGGGCCCCATGCAGAAGGAGCTGGCGGAACAGCTAGGCCTGACCACAGGGGACAAGGAGAAATCGTCTGGTATGGACAATG CAGAGCCTGAGCCTGCCGCGCCAGCACAGAGCAAGACTGGGAAGTACGTCCCCCCGAGTCTGAGGGATGGCAGCACGCGCAGGGGCGAGTCCATGCAGCCCAACCGCCGAG CGGATGACAATGCCACCATCCGAGTGACCAATCTGTCCGAGGACACCCGAGAGACCGATCTGCAGGAGCTCTTCAGACCCTTCGGCTCCATCTCCAGGATCTACCTGGCCAAGGACAAAAACACCGGCCAATCTAAA GGCTTTGCCTTCATCAGTTTCCACCGTCGGGAGGATGCAGCCAGGGCCATCGCGGGGGTGTCCGGGTTCGGATATGACCATCTCATCCTCAATGTGGAATGGGCCAA GCCGTCAAACAACTGA
- the eif3g gene encoding eukaryotic translation initiation factor 3 subunit G isoform X2, protein MPSIEYDDSKPSWADQVEEEGDEGTLPSPKETIKGNIKTITEYKIDEDGKKFKIIRTFKIETRKASKAVARRKNWKKFGNSEFDAPGPNVATTTVSDDVFMTFISSKEDLNAQDQDEDPMSKIKGQKIVSCRICKGDHWTTRCPYKDTLGPMQKELAEQLGLTTGDKEKSSGMDNEPEPAAPAQSKTGKYVPPSLRDGSTRRGESMQPNRRGESDDNATIRVTNLSEDTRETDLQELFRPFGSISRIYLAKDKNTGQSKGFAFISFHRREDAARAIAGVSGFGYDHLILNVEWAKPSNN, encoded by the exons ATGCCGTCGATCGAATACGACGA TTCCAAGCCCAGCTGGGCCGATCAggttgaagaggaaggagatgaag GTACCCTACCATCTCCAAAAGAAACTATCAAAGGAAATATTAAAACTATCACAGAATACAAGATTGACGAAGATGGAAAAAAGTTCAAG aTTATACGAACTTTCAAGATTGAGACCAGGAAAGCCTCAAAAGCTGTTGCCAGGAGAAAG AACTGGAAGAAGTTTGGTAACTCGGAGTTTGATGCTCCTGGTCCCAATGTTGCAACCACCACAGTCAGCGATGATGTTTTCATGACCTTTATCTCCAGCAAAGAG gacctgaaTGCCCAGGACCAGGATGAAGACCCCATGAGCAAGATAAAAGGACAGAAAATAGTGTCCTGTCGAATCTGCAAAGGGGACCATTGGACCACCCGCTGTCCTTACAAGGACACTCTGGGCCCCATGCAGAAGGAGCTGGCGGAACAGCTAGGCCTGACCACAGGGGACAAGGAGAAATCGTCTGGTATGGACAATG AGCCTGAGCCTGCCGCGCCAGCACAGAGCAAGACTGGGAAGTACGTCCCCCCGAGTCTGAGGGATGGCAGCACGCGCAGGGGCGAGTCCATGCAGCCCAACCGCCGAGGTGAGT CGGATGACAATGCCACCATCCGAGTGACCAATCTGTCCGAGGACACCCGAGAGACCGATCTGCAGGAGCTCTTCAGACCCTTCGGCTCCATCTCCAGGATCTACCTGGCCAAGGACAAAAACACCGGCCAATCTAAA GGCTTTGCCTTCATCAGTTTCCACCGTCGGGAGGATGCAGCCAGGGCCATCGCGGGGGTGTCCGGGTTCGGATATGACCATCTCATCCTCAATGTGGAATGGGCCAA GCCGTCAAACAACTGA
- the p2ry11 gene encoding P2Y purinoceptor 11, with product MTNYSVGEQFQMRLLPSMYGIEFCVALVGNLFALWLLVTKERKNWHTGVVLSCNLAISDLLYILTLPLLIVYYAQKKNWPFGNAMCKLERFLFTCNLYGSIFFIMCIGVNRYVAIVHPFFTRTYVRPAHAKAVSLVTWIIVAAFSSPVLTFASTCPKGNVTYCVSRCEMKSDESSHFNYKLFLALVGCFVPFLVTFASYSGIIWVVWRNTNITPLEKRKVALMVLAGIVLYAVSFLPYHVLQSYHFYLIKMETFDRKIYEAYQVSKGLATLNMCIHPLLYMAVFNSFRVACCGKDQDDNV from the coding sequence ATGACTAACTACTCTGTGGGTGAACAGTTCCAAATGCGGTTACTTCCTTCAATGTATGGGATTGAATTTTGTGTGGCCTTGGTGGGTAATCTGTTTGCACTGTGGCTCCTGGTGACCAAGGAGAGGAAGAACTGGCACACTGGTGTGGTGCTGTCGTGTAACCTCGCCATCAGTGACCTGCTCTAtatcctcaccctgcctctgcTGATAGTCTACTACGCGCAGAAGAAGAACTGGCCCTTTGGAAATGCAATGTGCAAACTTGAACGCTTTCTGTTTACCTGTAACCTGTACGGGAGCATCTTCTTCATCATGTGCATCGGTGTGAATCGTTACGTGGCCATCGTGCATCCGTTCTTCACCCGGACCTACGTGCGCCCAGCTCACGCCAAGGCTGTCAGCCTCGTCACCTGGATCATTGTGGCAGCCTTTTCCTCCCCCGTGTTGACGTTTGCTTCCACATGTCCGAAAGGAAATGTGACTTACTGTGTCTCCCGTTGTGAAATGAAATCTGACGAGAGCTCTCACTTCAACTACAAGCTATTTCTTGCTCTGGTTGGGTGTTTTGTTCCCTTTCTGGTCACATTTGCTTCTTATAGTGGAATTATTTGGGTTGTGTGGCGGAATACTAATATTACCCCTCTGGAGAAAAGGAAGGTGGCACTTATGGTGCTGGCAGGCATTGTGTTGTATGCTGTTTCATTTTTGCCCTATCATGTCTTACAAAGCTACCACTTTTATCTGATAAAAATGGAAACATTTGATAGGAAGATCTATGAAGCCTACCAAGTATCCAAGGGTTTGGCAACTCTGAACATGTGCATTCATCCTCTTCTCTATATGGCTGTGTTTAACAGCTTCAGAGTCGCTTGCTGTGGAAAAGACCAAGATGACAATGTATAA